In Helianthus annuus cultivar XRQ/B chromosome 9, HanXRQr2.0-SUNRISE, whole genome shotgun sequence, the following are encoded in one genomic region:
- the LOC110879013 gene encoding auxin-responsive protein IAA8 isoform X1: MSPPLLDVEGDGQGNVSLMTSASSMESIFQKNAGLTERNYLGLSDCSSVDSSAVSGISDVKRNNLNLKATELRLGLPGSQSPERDPDADLASSESLDEKPLFPLLPSKDGICSGSQKIFVSGNKRGFSDTIDEGKWMFGSSGTDSDTSNVNVKISPGAQPAMIKDATSKVAPQEKTHATFGTNLNKVNASNPPAAKAQVVGWPPVRSFRKNILATNSKTNDEVDGKPGPGALFVKVSMDGAPYLRKVDLRSYTTYQQLSSALEKMFSCFTLGQCGSQGAPGRESLSESKLRDLLHGSEYVLTYEDKDGDWMLVGDVPWDMFIGSCKRLKIMKGSDAIGLAPRAMEKSKNRN; the protein is encoded by the exons ATGTCTCCACCGCTGTTAGACGTTGAAGGGGATGGACAGGGAAACGTTTCCTTAATGACTTCTGCTTCCAGTATGGAATCGATTTTTCAAAAGAACGCTGGATTAACGGAGCGAAATTATCTGGGATTATCAGATTGTTCATCAGTTGATAGCTCTGCTGTGTCTGGGATCTCAGATGTGAAAAGAAACAATCTAAACCTTAAAGCTACTGAACTGAGGCTTGGTCTTCCAGGATCTCAATCCCCTGAGCGGGACCCGGATGCTGATCTGGCGAGCTCCGAGAGCCTTGATGAGAAACCGCTATTTCCACTGCTTCCGTCTAAAGATGGAATTTGCTCCGGTTCACAGAAGATTTTTGTTTCCGGAAATAAACGAGGATTTTCTGATACCATTGATGAAGGGAAATGGATGTTCGGTTCGTCTGGTACCGACTCTGATACTTCGAATGTAAATGTTAAGATTTCACCGGGTGCTCAACCTGCCATGATTAAAGACGCAACATCAAAGGTTGCACCACAGGAAAAAACTCATGCTACCTTTGGAACGAACCTTAACAAAGTCAATGCGTCCAATCCTCCTGCTGCTAA GGCACAGGTGGTCGGTTGGCCTCCGGTTAGATCTTTCCGCAAGAACATTTTGGCTACAAATTCAAAGACGAATGACGAGGTCGATGGAAAACCGGGTCCCGGTGCTCTGTTCGTGAAAGTTAGCATGGATGGGGCTCCGTATCTGAGGAAGGTTGATCTAAGAAGTTACACCACTTATCAACAGCTTTCTTCGGCCCTTGAGAAGATGTTTAGTTGCTTCACTCTTG GTCAATGCGGATCACAGGGAGCTCCAGGAAGGGAAAGTCTGAGTGAGAGCAAGTTGCGGGATCTGTTGCATGGATCAGAGTATGTGCTTACGTATGAGGATAAGGATGGCGATTGGATGCTTGTGGGAGATGTGCCATGGGA TATGTTCATCGGTTCTTGCAAGAGGCTGAAGATCATGAAGGGCTCTGATGCAATTGGTTTAG CTCCAAGGGCCATGGAAAAGTCGAAGAACAGAAACTAG
- the LOC110879013 gene encoding auxin-responsive protein IAA8 isoform X2, producing MTSASSMESIFQKNAGLTERNYLGLSDCSSVDSSAVSGISDVKRNNLNLKATELRLGLPGSQSPERDPDADLASSESLDEKPLFPLLPSKDGICSGSQKIFVSGNKRGFSDTIDEGKWMFGSSGTDSDTSNVNVKISPGAQPAMIKDATSKVAPQEKTHATFGTNLNKVNASNPPAAKAQVVGWPPVRSFRKNILATNSKTNDEVDGKPGPGALFVKVSMDGAPYLRKVDLRSYTTYQQLSSALEKMFSCFTLGQCGSQGAPGRESLSESKLRDLLHGSEYVLTYEDKDGDWMLVGDVPWDMFIGSCKRLKIMKGSDAIGLAPRAMEKSKNRN from the exons ATGACTTCTGCTTCCAGTATGGAATCGATTTTTCAAAAGAACGCTGGATTAACGGAGCGAAATTATCTGGGATTATCAGATTGTTCATCAGTTGATAGCTCTGCTGTGTCTGGGATCTCAGATGTGAAAAGAAACAATCTAAACCTTAAAGCTACTGAACTGAGGCTTGGTCTTCCAGGATCTCAATCCCCTGAGCGGGACCCGGATGCTGATCTGGCGAGCTCCGAGAGCCTTGATGAGAAACCGCTATTTCCACTGCTTCCGTCTAAAGATGGAATTTGCTCCGGTTCACAGAAGATTTTTGTTTCCGGAAATAAACGAGGATTTTCTGATACCATTGATGAAGGGAAATGGATGTTCGGTTCGTCTGGTACCGACTCTGATACTTCGAATGTAAATGTTAAGATTTCACCGGGTGCTCAACCTGCCATGATTAAAGACGCAACATCAAAGGTTGCACCACAGGAAAAAACTCATGCTACCTTTGGAACGAACCTTAACAAAGTCAATGCGTCCAATCCTCCTGCTGCTAA GGCACAGGTGGTCGGTTGGCCTCCGGTTAGATCTTTCCGCAAGAACATTTTGGCTACAAATTCAAAGACGAATGACGAGGTCGATGGAAAACCGGGTCCCGGTGCTCTGTTCGTGAAAGTTAGCATGGATGGGGCTCCGTATCTGAGGAAGGTTGATCTAAGAAGTTACACCACTTATCAACAGCTTTCTTCGGCCCTTGAGAAGATGTTTAGTTGCTTCACTCTTG GTCAATGCGGATCACAGGGAGCTCCAGGAAGGGAAAGTCTGAGTGAGAGCAAGTTGCGGGATCTGTTGCATGGATCAGAGTATGTGCTTACGTATGAGGATAAGGATGGCGATTGGATGCTTGTGGGAGATGTGCCATGGGA TATGTTCATCGGTTCTTGCAAGAGGCTGAAGATCATGAAGGGCTCTGATGCAATTGGTTTAG CTCCAAGGGCCATGGAAAAGTCGAAGAACAGAAACTAG